Proteins co-encoded in one Cytobacillus sp. NJ13 genomic window:
- a CDS encoding TetR family transcriptional regulator C-terminal domain-containing protein, which translates to MEEESDRLHALIDGLVLHAVMKPDQFNEYKMKEILRKSPVINL; encoded by the coding sequence ATGGAAGAAGAATCAGACCGGCTGCATGCCCTTATTGATGGTCTAGTCCTGCATGCTGTAATGAAACCAGATCAATTCAATGAGTATAAAATGAAAGAGATTCTTAGAAAATCACCAGTTATCAATCTGTAA